A segment of the Triticum urartu cultivar G1812 chromosome 1, Tu2.1, whole genome shotgun sequence genome:
CATTGCTCACCGGGCCTCGGCGGCCAGCGGCTCCGGCAAGCAAAAGcggaagggcggcggcggcggggacaagCCGATCAAGGTGGTGTACATCTCCAACCCGGTGCGGGTGTCGACCAGCGCGGCGGGCTTCCGCGCGCTCGTGCAGGAGCTCACCGGCCGCAACGCCGACCCGTCCAAGTACACCGGCAGCGGCGCCGCCGACGTCGGCGAGAGCAGCGCGGGGAGCCCGGCCGGGCCGCAgatgggccccgcgcccagccccGGCAGCACGGCGGAGTCATCGGAAGGCGCCGCCGCTTGCAGCCACAACGTCCCGGCCACAGCAGCGCCGGCGGGCTACGGgtatgaggaggaggaggacagcTTCCCGCCGCAGCTGATCGACAACAGGTACTCCGTATTCTCGCCGCCGACGTTCCTCTACGGCTCGCACGCCGAGTGGTGATCGATCTGTGATCCATCCATCCAAGTTCGCCGAGCCCCCGCAGCAGAAACATGTATGTATTGCGCTTAATTGCATGAGGGGTACTCGTATCATATGTCATGTGTGCATGTGCGTTCGATTCTAGTAGCAGCTAGTAGATAGGTAACTTAGTAACTAAAACTAAATTGTGTATTATTTGCTCCAGATTGGTTTATACTCCACTGTGGCAAAATTGTAGCCAGCGCTCTACCTCTTTTAATTTCTGCGAGTGAGAAATGTGTCCTGTTGGATTTCGTGGGTGCAAGCCCGGTTGGCTGTTAATTAATTAATGATGATTTGCAATGTGGATCCAAATAATGGAGTGTTTGAAACAAAGGGGATCGgattcttctcttttttttctatCAGTTTCAACACCGATTTAATGGTTTTTGATTTCATGCACGGTGGAGAGCGACACATGTACACAAAAAGGACCGGCTAGAAAGATTGACTTTGATGCAAAGCTTTGCTTTTGGCATGCATAGCTTGCAGTGTGCCAGTGATATATGTCGCCACCACATTGGTGTCAACATGGCAAAGCCGCAAAGGCCTATTTCTAGCTTAGCTCTGAGGGGCTTGCAGAACTAGGATGCATACGTGTCCCTCACTCCGACACTCCACTGGGAGTAATGTATATGCCTCTCATGCCAAGATGCGCATGGTTTAGATTTTGGGATGCTAATAACATCAGTGTGATTTTAGTGCTATAATTTGCTTTTTAAGGTTTTAGAAAGATATAATCTTAGTACTATAACTATCCAAAAATATAGAACCAAATAACCACATTGACATTTTCTAGAACTTCCAAAGAAAATGGGTACGTGCTGTGCAGCATAGTGCAAAGATTGACGATCATTTTGTAGGCTTAAGTTGACCATTAGGCCACGCAGTTGTGCAGCATGATCTAATGGGCGTTGCTGATTAGTGGTAAAGAGGACCCACCGAATTAGTGGGGAGGTTTTCCTACTGAAATTTTATTGTAGCATATGTCTTTTTGTTGTGATGACTTTTAACGCAGAATCACTCTTTTCATTGTACAATATACTACAAAACTGGTGTCAGTGTGATTTACTTAGTTTTGTCCTTTTGGGATCCACTAAGGGGGGAAATTGTACTATTAATGAGTATAGTTAACATTATATTCTAGGTTTTGAGGACAAGTGAGATATACTCCTTCTGAGTATAGTTTACATGATGAGTAATAATCTTAAGACTTTCAGATAATGGTTTATACTGTTTAATTATGTAGCTGGAGCTACTTATATGCTTCATTCTTGAAAATTGTAGAACACAATAACGTAATAAGCGAGTAAGATTATATATTTGCATCTAATCAACCCTTCTCAGTATACGTGCACATATTTGCTATAACATGATTACATTGTTCATATCTCAGGCTAGAAGTCATACAGCGGATATATTCACTTCAATCACCTAGATCAAGCTTCTGGTTTAAATGATATCTAATTAGCAAACTTTAGAAAAGATAATTCTGGAAGAGTcgagtttttttttttttggcgGGAAAGGGAGAAGTCGAGTTAATTCAAGGGATTTGGCAGTTTTATGACAAGTTTTCAGGTAGCAG
Coding sequences within it:
- the LOC125536606 gene encoding uncharacterized protein LOC125536606, with product MEKMQCGSKGIAHRASAASGSGKQKRKGGGGGDKPIKVVYISNPVRVSTSAAGFRALVQELTGRNADPSKYTGSGAADVGESSAGSPAGPQMGPAPSPGSTAESSEGAAACSHNVPATAAPAGYGYEEEEDSFPPQLIDNRYSVFSPPTFLYGSHAEW